CGGTCAAAGCCAGCGCATTCTTTAATTATTCAAATAATAATTACAAGATGAAAGACGTGGAAATCCTGGAAGGTGGTACCAGAAATGGAAACCAGATCACAGATCTTAGCGGCGCTACTTTTGTAACAACCAATACCCGCCGTTTCCATGACGATTATCGTTCTGCCATGGGTCAGGTAGAAGTTGGAGTTTCAAATAAAAAATGGGCTGATGTTCTCTATGGCGGTTTTGGTTATTCGGAGGGAAAACAGGATCTGCAAACCGGTTTTGAACAAACCATTGTTTATGGTAATGTAACCCGTAACAGCAAGGCCTACAATGGGACAATTCGTTACAAAAAAACAAATTTACTGGTGAATGGCCTTGATCTCAGCCTTTTCGCTTCACATTCAAAAGATACTTATGTAACTGCCGACACGCTTATGCGGCAATATTACTGGGATGGCACCTGGACGGCAAAGGGAGCTACTGAAATGGGCTCAATCAAAACATTGTCCAACATCATCCGCCCAAGAACATTTGTTCGTGCAAATCTTAGTTATACACTTAACGAAAAGCACTCCTTCAATATCAATTATACGCTTGATCATCTTAAAAACGAAAGCTACAACGAATTGCTTACATCGTCAGATGATATGCCGGGTTTGATGGACAAGCAGATTCTGGGCGTTGCTTATCAACAGGAATTTTTGGAAACGAAATGGGTAAATACCTTTTTCGCTAAATATTACGGTCTGGGTTTGGAAAGAAAAAAATATGTCGACAACGCTTATAGAGTTCTTGAAAACCAGTTTAACAATTACGGATACGGAATCGCATCACGCTACAAACTTTTACCTGATCTGGGAATAAAAGTATCGCTTGAACACGCTTACCGGTTACAGGAAGTAGAAGAAGTTTTTGGTGACGGATTAAACGTACAACCCAACCCGGACCTGAAACCGGAAAGCAGTGATAACGTAAATCTGGGTTCTTATTACGGTTTCAGAATCGACAAACACAGATTCTTCATGGAAGCGTCAGGATTTTACAGAAATGCAAAAGACTTTATCTATCCTGTGCCTGATCAGCGATCAAAAGCTTTGAAAAATGAAAATAAATCCAGTGTAAGAGTAACGGGTTTTGAAGCCGAAGTTCGGTACGATTACTCTGATTTACTTTCCTTTAATGTTAACGCTACTTATCAAAGTGCAGTTAATATGACCAAATTCGGAAGTACAGCTTCCACTACTTACGAGGCTACATACAAAAACAAAATTCCTAACCAGCCCTGGATGTTTGGCAATGCCAATCTCAGCATAGGAAAAAATAATGTTTTCCAAAAAGGCTCACGACTGCAATTTAACTGGTTTGCCCAGTATGTTCACTGGTTCTATCTGACCTGGGAAGCATATGGAAATGTGAACGGAAAATCAAGCATTCCGACACAGTTTATCCAAAATGCTTCATTAAGTTATTCATTTCAAGACGGTCGCTACAATGTATCAGCAGAATGCAGGAATCTTACAGATGACCTTGCTTTTGACAATTTCAGATTGCAAAAACCCGGACGAGCATTTTCAGTCAAGCTTCGATATTTTTTAAAATAATCCAATTCACTTTATATTTTATAACAAGACAGAAATGAACAAAATTTTTAGCTTTTCAGGAAAAGCATTGCTGGTTGCGGTTGTTGCCCTTTCTTTAAACAGTTGCAGCAGTGATGACGACAAGGTAGACGCAGGCAGCGAGGAAGGTAAATATTCAGCTGTTTTATGTGTAGGCAGCTGGCCAAATACTGCATATTACATCGCCGACGTTCCTTCGTTAACAACGGGTACGATCAGTTTACAAGGCAATGGAGCAGAAATGACGGGTAAAGTATATGCTCAGGATATCGTTCAAAAAGATGGATTTTATTACCACGCCAACTTTGGAAGCGGCCGCTTAGGAAAATACCATGTTACCAACGGCGCCTTAGTTACAGACAAAGAAGTTCCGTTTACATATCTGAACTGGACTTCCTACACCTGGGCTGACGATCAGACGCTTGTCATTTTTGGTATCGGACAAAATGCTGGAATTGACGAAGCGCGTTATGCGATCATTAAAGTTGCAGATATGTCGGTAACAACAGGAAAACTTAATCTTGAAGCTCTTCCGACCGGCTTTAACACTTATAATGTTGGGTTTGCTGAATATCGCGCTGGCAAAATATACCTTGGGTATGGTTTCGGATCTTCGGATTTCACGAACTATCCTGCAATGCCGGTATATCAAAAATTCAACGTAGCCACAATCAGCTATCCGGCCATGACAATTGAAACTTCTGTTTCGGATACGCGTTCAACCGCTCCGGGAAGCTCTCCTATTTATGCGCCATCTTCTTTTGTAGATGAAAACAACGACATATACTTCATCAGCGATCCGGTAAGTAACTACGATTACAAATCGCCATCTGCTGTGTACAGAATCAAAAGCGGTTCGAGCACACTGGACCCAACTTACTACCTTGATTTCTCATCAAAAGTTACAAATGAGATGGGTGCCGCTATGTGGTATATCGGTAACGGAAAAGCCATTGTGAGAACAAGAGCTGCCGGAGAATCTATTGACGCAGACCATTTCTATTCTGTTATTGATGTAAAAACGGGAACATTTATCAAACAATTGGCTCTTCCTGTCGACAAAGGAGAAAGGATGGTTCAGGCTGTAATTGTTGAAGATGGCAAAGCTTATATAGCGGTCAATGCTGTTGACAAAGATTACATCTGGGAATATGATCCTGCCACTGACAAGCTAACACATGGTGCTGAATTTGTTGGCGGAATTGATTACATACTCCGTCTGGAAAAAACCAAATAATATATCCAGGAATTCTCTGACGACTAAGATTAAATTCTACCTCCTGCCTCCTCATAAATGGCAGGCAGGAGGTAACATATAAAACTCACCATGGTTCTAAAAAAGATAAACGCCTGGCTACATTTATGGTTAGGTCTGATTTCCGGAATTATTGTTTTTATCGTCGCACTGACCGGTTGTGTACTGGTTTTTGAGCAGGAATTTGAATCTTTGACCCAATCCTGGCTGCATGTAGAAAAGCCCATAAACGCGGAATATTTGCTTCCTTCCGTTATTAAAAATAAAGTCTCTGCCCGCTTCCCGGGTAAGGAAATTAGTGGAATCTGGTATTATGGTCAGGAAAGAACTGCGACCGTAAGCATGAATTCCGATTCAGTGATATATGTCAATCCTTACACGGCAGATGTTGTTGCGATTGTAAATGAAGAGGATTTTTTCCATTTCATTCTTGAAGGACATACCAAGCTTTGGATAGAAGCAAAAATTGACAAAAAGAATGTCGGCCAGCTTATCGTTTCTTACGCTACGCTAATATTTTTTGTTCTTTTAATATCCGGTCTGATTTTATGGTGGCCAAAAAAATGGAATAAATCGAACCGGGATAAAAGTTTCAAAATTAAATGGAGTGCAAGGTTCAAACGCATTAATTATGACCTTCATAATGTGCTTGGCTTTTACGCATTAATCGTTGCACTTGTTATCACCATGACTGGACTTGTTATGAGTTTTGCCTGGTTTTCACAAAGCGTATATTGGCTAAGTTCAGGTGGAAAATCGCCGGCACCTTATGTCAACTCACTTTCAGACACGACCAAAATAGCAGGTGACAATATGTTGAAAAACGTTGATCTTGCATTCAAAAAAGGAATTACCGAAATAGGAACATATAATAAGGATGCGATAATCGTTTCCTTTCCCGACGAACCTTCCGAACCAATTTCTCTTTGTACTGACATGTACAATGGTTCATGGCGATACGTTTATCTGGATCAATACACACTTAAAGAATTACCTTCAACACAGGTTCATATCGATAATTTGAAGCTGGCCGACTGGCTCAAAAGAACTAATTACGCCATACATGTTGGCGCGATAGGTAATATTCCAACCAAAATCCTGTATTTCCTGGCAAGTCTTATCTGCGCCACACTTCCGCTCACAGGAGCTTATATATGGTGGGGAAAAAGCAGATTTGCCAAACCCAAAAAGGCAAAAAAAATTAAAGCCTCTTCGCTGCATACCGAAGTCTGATATTTCTACCTGAACTAAAAAAAGTAATCATAATCACTTCTGGTCATATTTGACCTGAGTGGAATTCTATTGCCTTTTCAAAAAACGATATAGAAATCTTAATAATTCTTCATTAAACAGACGAGCCTTTTTATGAGCATTGAGGAAAAGATCTTACTCTATTTTGACCAAAATAATCTGCGGAGGTCTAACAAGAAAATTCTGGTAGCAAAATATCTGACGACCTATCAGACGGAAGTGGCTGCTGAAACGCTTTGGATCATGATCCGGGAGAAAAGACTGAATATTAGTATCGCTTCCGTTTACCAGGCGCTCAACTGGATGGTCGATCTTGGTTATGCAACAAAAATTTTGAAAGGAAGGAAAAGTCTGTACCAAATCAAGGAAACACCTACCCTGTCAAACTAAGTATCAATACATTAACTACTCACCTTCAATTATGCATTTCATCAACAAACCCTTCATCTTACTAAATTTATCCTGTTACCTCTTACTATCTTTTTCAGGTTTCTCTCAGCAAACTTCTACCGGAACAGTTAAAGGAAAATTACTGGATACTAGTCAAAAACCAATTGAATTTGCGACTGTTGCCTTGTATAAAACCATTGATTCGACGATTGTAAAAGGCACCATTACGGATTCGTCAGGTTTATTTTTGTTTGAAAAAACAGCAGAAGGAAATTATTACGTCCAGGCAACTTTTCTGGGTTATAAAACTTTTACCAGTAAAACTTTTTCTATCAATAAGGCAAAACATGAAATTATTCTGGAAAACACAGTCCTTGATGCCGACGACAAAACTTTGCAGGCCGTTGTCATTACTGCAAAAAAACCACTGGTTGAACAGCAAATAGACCGAACCGTTCTCAATTTAGAAAACAGCATACTTTCCGAAGGAAATACGGCACTTGAATTACTGGAAAAAGCACCGGGAATTACCGTTGATGACGAGGGGAATATTTCTATGAAAGGAAAACCTGGTGTGAGCGTGATGCTCAATGGCAAACTTACATATCTTTCCCAGAAAGAACTGACGACATTACTACGGGGAACCTCCTCCGGTTCAGTTTCTAAAATTGAACTGATCACCAATCCTTCCGCAAAATATGACGCTGCCGGAAATTCAGGTATTATTAATATCGTTCTCAAAAAAAATGAGAAGGTTGGAATAAACGGAAACGTTTATGTAAATGGCGCCAGAAGCCGTGCAAACCGATATGGCGGCGGTGCCAGCCTCAATTACAGAAGTGGAAAATTCAATGTTTACGGAAGTTATGATCATGCTTTCCGCGGTGAAATTGAATATCTGAGTTTTACACGCCGGTTTTATGATGGAAATGTAGGCGGAAAACCCGACAGAATTTCTTATCAGAATTCCGCTACCAACGAACCTTTGCATACCAACAATTACAAACTCGGGGCGGATATTTTCCTGGATGCTAAAAATACTTTTGGTGTGCTTGTGAACGGAAATTTCGGGACCTATGCCAATGATAATAATACGACAAACCTGTTGGTTTCCGCAACTGGTGAAACGCTGAGCAATCCGCTGACGCATAATGACAATCTGGATCGCTGGAATAGTAACGCTTATAATGTCAACTATACACACAAACTAAATCAAAGTGGCCGTGAGCTTTCAGTGGATCTGGATTATTCCCAAAATGATAATCGCTCCAACCAAAATATGGACACCAGGTATCTCAGCGCGGAAAATTCAAATGTCGAGGCACGCTCAGTGCGCCGTGGATATGTTCCGTCGCTTACCAATGTGTATGTGGGAAAAATCGATTATACACATCCGTTTGGCGAGAAAGCAAAACTGGAAATGGGATGGAAAAGCAGCAATGTTTCCGTGGACAATAACCTGAAATATGATACGCTGCGCAACGAGCAATGGATTCCGGATCCATCCTGGAGCAATCATTTTACTTATAAGGAAACCATTCATGCGGGATATATCAATTTTAGCAAACAATTTGGCTCTGTAAGCGTTCAGGCAGGTTTGAGAGGAGAAAATACACAAACAACCGGCCATCAGGTTACCACGGATTCGCTGGTGAAAAGACAATATTTCCAGCTTTTCCCAAGCCTGTTTGTTTCGAAAACTTTTAATACAAATCATACCGGACAATTTTCATACAGTCGCCGGATCCAGCGACCGGATTATGACGACATGAATCCTTTCCGTTTCTTCCGTGATCCGTTTTTATACTATGAAGGAAATCCGTTTTTAAAACCGGAACTTACACATTCTGTTGAGTTGAGTCACACCTTCAAAGGAATATTCATAACCGTAATCAATTACAGCTATACTTCCGATGTGATGAACTGGATGATGGGACAAGTCGATTCTTTAAACACAACATACCAAAGTCCGCAAAACCTGAAAAGTTTCATCAATTATGGTATCAGTTTTACCGCATCGCTCCAACCGGCAAGCTGGTGGACCAGCAACAGTTTTGCTAATTTTTTCAGAAATGATTATAAAGGCGATCAGAAAGGCGGGAATCTCAACAACGGAATATGGAGTTTTTCTGTCAACAGTCAGAACACTTTTCAGCTTGGAAGAGGCTTCTCGGCTGAGTTGAGTGGGTTTTACAATTCAAAATCCGTTTACGGAGTTTTTGTTTCCAAAGGTTTTTATGTGATTTCCGCAGGTGCGCAAAAACAGGTTCTGGATAAAAAAGGAACAATAAAATTGATGGTCAATGATATTTTCCAAACACGGCAGCGACGCAATACTGCAAAATATGAAAATCTGGATATGGATGGGCATATCCGTTTCGACAGCCGTATGGCTACAATCTCGTTTTCCTATCGTTTTGGGAAAGACATCACGCCTGTTCGTAAACGAAACTCGGGAAGTGAAGATATCCAAAATCGGGTGAAAGGGGGAAACTAACGAAATAGGTTTGGGATGATGAAATATCAATTTCAAACTTCACCGCTCAATCAAAAAAATTCGGCTGCTAATCAAGATTAAAGTGCTCTATTTCAAGGCAAAATTGTAGCTTTGTAAAATAATGGACCCTATAAAAAATTAGCAAATGACAAAAGCAGAAACCGTTTCCAAACTTGTGGAAATGACCGGAATACAAAAAGAGGAAACTGAACAAATCCTGGAAGCCTTTTTCTCAACGGTTAAAGACTCAATGAGTGAAGGCGAAAATATTTATATCCGTGGTTTCGGTAGTTTTATTGTCAAAAAGAGAGCTGCAAAAATCGCCAGAAACATTTCTTTAAAATCCTCAGTGATGGTACCGGCAAGCTTTATACCTTTTTTCAAACCTTCACCGGATTTTACGAACCAGGTAAAAGAAGGACAGCCAAAATAATCTTGCAGCATAATATTTAAGTAATGAAAGCTCCGCAAATTG
The nucleotide sequence above comes from Dyadobacter subterraneus. Encoded proteins:
- a CDS encoding TonB-dependent receptor yields the protein MQSGKSLLFIFFISLLFLSGTVHAQNTIIISGIIQDEGGTTLPGVSVMLKGTSTGTQTDSEGSYKLNISKPGNYTLTISSVGHITQEKSVTLKSGQHLKSSFTLKSDTKVIDEVTVHGKTETQEIKEQAFTVNAIETKQYANTTADLNQVLNRSAGVRIREQGGLGSSFNFSINGLSGKAVKYFIDGVPMEIMGSAMSLNNIPVNLAERIEVYKGVVPVQLGSDAMGGAVNVITNQKQTNYLDLSHSYGSFNTHRSSLTGQYVHPKTGITVKASAFFNYSNNNYKMKDVEILEGGTRNGNQITDLSGATFVTTNTRRFHDDYRSAMGQVEVGVSNKKWADVLYGGFGYSEGKQDLQTGFEQTIVYGNVTRNSKAYNGTIRYKKTNLLVNGLDLSLFASHSKDTYVTADTLMRQYYWDGTWTAKGATEMGSIKTLSNIIRPRTFVRANLSYTLNEKHSFNINYTLDHLKNESYNELLTSSDDMPGLMDKQILGVAYQQEFLETKWVNTFFAKYYGLGLERKKYVDNAYRVLENQFNNYGYGIASRYKLLPDLGIKVSLEHAYRLQEVEEVFGDGLNVQPNPDLKPESSDNVNLGSYYGFRIDKHRFFMEASGFYRNAKDFIYPVPDQRSKALKNENKSSVRVTGFEAEVRYDYSDLLSFNVNATYQSAVNMTKFGSTASTTYEATYKNKIPNQPWMFGNANLSIGKNNVFQKGSRLQFNWFAQYVHWFYLTWEAYGNVNGKSSIPTQFIQNASLSYSFQDGRYNVSAECRNLTDDLAFDNFRLQKPGRAFSVKLRYFLK
- a CDS encoding DUF4374 domain-containing protein → MNKIFSFSGKALLVAVVALSLNSCSSDDDKVDAGSEEGKYSAVLCVGSWPNTAYYIADVPSLTTGTISLQGNGAEMTGKVYAQDIVQKDGFYYHANFGSGRLGKYHVTNGALVTDKEVPFTYLNWTSYTWADDQTLVIFGIGQNAGIDEARYAIIKVADMSVTTGKLNLEALPTGFNTYNVGFAEYRAGKIYLGYGFGSSDFTNYPAMPVYQKFNVATISYPAMTIETSVSDTRSTAPGSSPIYAPSSFVDENNDIYFISDPVSNYDYKSPSAVYRIKSGSSTLDPTYYLDFSSKVTNEMGAAMWYIGNGKAIVRTRAAGESIDADHFYSVIDVKTGTFIKQLALPVDKGERMVQAVIVEDGKAYIAVNAVDKDYIWEYDPATDKLTHGAEFVGGIDYILRLEKTK
- a CDS encoding PepSY-associated TM helix domain-containing protein, translating into MVLKKINAWLHLWLGLISGIIVFIVALTGCVLVFEQEFESLTQSWLHVEKPINAEYLLPSVIKNKVSARFPGKEISGIWYYGQERTATVSMNSDSVIYVNPYTADVVAIVNEEDFFHFILEGHTKLWIEAKIDKKNVGQLIVSYATLIFFVLLISGLILWWPKKWNKSNRDKSFKIKWSARFKRINYDLHNVLGFYALIVALVITMTGLVMSFAWFSQSVYWLSSGGKSPAPYVNSLSDTTKIAGDNMLKNVDLAFKKGITEIGTYNKDAIIVSFPDEPSEPISLCTDMYNGSWRYVYLDQYTLKELPSTQVHIDNLKLADWLKRTNYAIHVGAIGNIPTKILYFLASLICATLPLTGAYIWWGKSRFAKPKKAKKIKASSLHTEV
- a CDS encoding transcriptional repressor, giving the protein MSIEEKILLYFDQNNLRRSNKKILVAKYLTTYQTEVAAETLWIMIREKRLNISIASVYQALNWMVDLGYATKILKGRKSLYQIKETPTLSN
- a CDS encoding outer membrane beta-barrel family protein, whose amino-acid sequence is MHFINKPFILLNLSCYLLLSFSGFSQQTSTGTVKGKLLDTSQKPIEFATVALYKTIDSTIVKGTITDSSGLFLFEKTAEGNYYVQATFLGYKTFTSKTFSINKAKHEIILENTVLDADDKTLQAVVITAKKPLVEQQIDRTVLNLENSILSEGNTALELLEKAPGITVDDEGNISMKGKPGVSVMLNGKLTYLSQKELTTLLRGTSSGSVSKIELITNPSAKYDAAGNSGIINIVLKKNEKVGINGNVYVNGARSRANRYGGGASLNYRSGKFNVYGSYDHAFRGEIEYLSFTRRFYDGNVGGKPDRISYQNSATNEPLHTNNYKLGADIFLDAKNTFGVLVNGNFGTYANDNNTTNLLVSATGETLSNPLTHNDNLDRWNSNAYNVNYTHKLNQSGRELSVDLDYSQNDNRSNQNMDTRYLSAENSNVEARSVRRGYVPSLTNVYVGKIDYTHPFGEKAKLEMGWKSSNVSVDNNLKYDTLRNEQWIPDPSWSNHFTYKETIHAGYINFSKQFGSVSVQAGLRGENTQTTGHQVTTDSLVKRQYFQLFPSLFVSKTFNTNHTGQFSYSRRIQRPDYDDMNPFRFFRDPFLYYEGNPFLKPELTHSVELSHTFKGIFITVINYSYTSDVMNWMMGQVDSLNTTYQSPQNLKSFINYGISFTASLQPASWWTSNSFANFFRNDYKGDQKGGNLNNGIWSFSVNSQNTFQLGRGFSAELSGFYNSKSVYGVFVSKGFYVISAGAQKQVLDKKGTIKLMVNDIFQTRQRRNTAKYENLDMDGHIRFDSRMATISFSYRFGKDITPVRKRNSGSEDIQNRVKGGN
- a CDS encoding HU family DNA-binding protein, producing MTKAETVSKLVEMTGIQKEETEQILEAFFSTVKDSMSEGENIYIRGFGSFIVKKRAAKIARNISLKSSVMVPASFIPFFKPSPDFTNQVKEGQPK